Proteins encoded within one genomic window of Bacillus sp. F19:
- the queD gene encoding 6-carboxytetrahydropterin synthase QueD: protein MLQQMYPQTLHPYSYELNKDMQISAAHYVPNEEAGKCRRIHGHTYFINVTVAGDELDQSGFLINFAHIKELVHDRFDHTILNENELFDDHDPKKFPTTEVVARTIYEMIQQHLDTLGHKPKCVGVFVRETPTSYVMYRPKQVKSG from the coding sequence ATGCTTCAGCAAATGTACCCGCAAACACTCCACCCTTATTCTTATGAGCTGAACAAAGATATGCAGATATCTGCCGCTCACTACGTGCCGAATGAAGAAGCAGGCAAATGCCGCCGTATCCATGGTCATACGTATTTTATTAATGTAACGGTCGCGGGTGATGAGCTTGATCAATCAGGGTTCCTCATAAATTTTGCCCATATCAAGGAGCTCGTGCACGACCGCTTTGACCATACAATTCTTAATGAAAATGAATTGTTTGATGATCATGATCCAAAAAAATTTCCTACTACTGAAGTAGTGGCGCGCACGATTTATGAAATGATACAGCAGCATTTGGATACACTGGGGCACAAACCGAAATGTGTCGGTGTTTTTGTCCGCGAAACACCAACAAGCTACGTAATGTACCGCCCCAAGCAGGTGAAAAGTGGATGA